The following DNA comes from Chitinophaga nivalis.
GATATCTTTTTTCCGGGTATGAAAAAGTTGCTGGCCGGAGAAATTTAGTCATACAACAATGGAAAGGTTTCCGGGGGAGCTGATTATTCCTGAAAAGTCACCTCAGTATGTTTCTTCACAACGTTTGGTATTACTGACATCACAGGGAGGCCAGGAAGAGGGGCCTACCTGCGGGTCCAGCAGGCGGCGACCAACAATACTGTTTTTTTCTGCTTTATTCAGTGTTACAATGGCGATCTTGTTAAGTGTTATTCTCTTGTTGATCACTCGATCGTTTCTCTTTTTCATAAAATGACGAAGGATTAAAAGGGTTATCAATAACGCCGCTGATGGCTGCTTCCAACCTGTTGTGGTTACTGAAAGGGGTTCGGGGAGCTACTGCAAAACAGCTCACTATTGTACCTCACACCCATTGGTAACTAATGTAGTATTGGAAACAGGATCGCAAGCTGGTCTGGAGGAGGGCCCTACCTGCGGGTTCAGCAGGTGGCGACCAACAATATGGTTACTTTCCGCTTTACTCAGTGTTACAATCGCTATCCTGTTAAGTGTTATTTTCCTGCTGATCTCTTGCTCTTTTCGCTTTTTCATAAAATAACGGAGGATTAAAAGGGTTATCAATAGTGCTGTTGATTCCTGATTCCAACCTGTTGCGGTTTCATCACATCTCACTATTGTACCGCACACTCAATGGAGACCAATGTATTGGAAGATGGATCGCAAAAGGGCCTGGAAGAAGGGCCAACCTCCGGGTGTAGCAGGCGGCGACCAACAATACTGTTTCTTTCTGCTTCACTCAGTGTTACAATGGCAATCCTGTTAAGTGTTATTTTTTGGCTGATCTCTTGCTCTTTTCGCTTTTTCATAAAATAGCGAAGAATTAAAATGGTTATCAATAGCGCTGCTGATTCCTGATTCCAAACGATAGCGGTTACATCACAACTCAATACTGCATTTCACAACTATAGGTTACCAATGTTTTGGAAGTAATATCACAGGGAGGCCAGGAAGAGGCTTCCTCCTGCGGGTTCAGCCGATAGCAGCCGACAATACTGTTTTTATCTGCTTTACTCAGTGTTACAATGGCTATCCTGTTAAATGTTATTTTCTTGCTGACCACTCGCTCGTTTCGTTTCTTCATAAAATAACGAAGGGTTAAAGGGTAATAAACAGCGCTGCTGATTCTTAATTCCAAACGGTTGCGGTTACATCACACTCCGGACGGGATGACTGGGCCGGCTCAAGCTTATACACGACACCACCCTGGATGGTATTCATTTCCTGGACATTCAGCCTGGCAATCGCCAGCTTATTGAGCTTGAGTTTTTTGTCTTTCGACTGCGGTTTGCTCTTTTTCATAGAACATCAATTTTAGTGATTATAAATCAAAAATTGCATTATTTTCATTAGAAAAACGTCCGAAGGTATTGGTCGGGAAAGTCGTATCGCAGTCTGGCCGGGTTGATTCGGCTTCTACCATCCGCAGGCCACCTTTAATGGTATATAGGTCCTTGATATTAAGTGTTATAATCGTGTTTTTGTTCAGGTGCAGTTTTTTATTTTTCCATGTACGTTGGGTGATCTTTTTCACAACTAAGGATTTAGAGGGTGCTTAAAATTTAGTCCTTCCTATAAATCTATTTTCCAGCCGGTTACATCATAAGAGTCGTGGTAGTTGTTTCTCATAGCGGACGGGTTGATTGTTTTTCATTTCCTGCTATGAATTGCACACAGCCTCTTACGGCTTTACTTTCGTCCATTCTGAGTATGCTAATGGCCATTTTATTGAATGGCAGTTTTCTGCTAACAGATTTTTGGTTTTCTTTTTCATAAAAAATGAAGGCGATGAAAACCTAACCAGTAAAGTACCCGGTATAGCTATGGGTTCAGCTCTCCCTCAAAAGAAACAGAAGAAGTGATATCACATTGTGGCCGGGAAGATTGTCTTTCCATCACATCTACTCCTCCCAGGATATGCTTCTGCGCAGCTGTATTTAAGCTAATAAGTGTTTTTTTACTGAGTTGCAGTTTTTTATTAACTGACCATCCGGTTTTCTTTTTCATAAATATATTTGAAGGTGGTTAAACTTCATGCCGGCTTGCTTTGTATTTCAGCAATCTGATACCATAAAATTATCTGTTAGAAGAGGCCTGTTGAAATAAATTACACGAAACAAGCCATTAAAGGTACCAAATCAGGAGACCCTTTATCACGACTTCACAGGAAAAGCCGGCACTACCGCGGATTAGCCTACGGCTACTGCGGTACAGTATAGGTTAAGCATGACTAAAACAGTACTAGCGACCACTCAGACAAGAAGAAAAAAAGTATCCACCGTTAAAAAACGGCGGACTGTTAAAATATATAAACCATTAGCCTATTCAAGACAATAAGAAAAAACGGTCCCACTCTTCCCATCCATCATGCACATAATCTGATAATACCAGCGCAACGCCACAGGCGCCATCCAGTAAACCAAACTGCGGTCTGTAATCTCCACTGTCATACTTCAGAAAACCGCCAATTCCCCGCTCAAAAGAAGTGAGCCTCAATGTTTCGTGTATCCAGTGTTCATAACTCACCCTAAAAATTTCCATCCCTGTCCACTGGAACCACTTTTTGTAAATATGTGCCAACCCCGCACTCCCATGGCAAAAGCCCCCATCCTGAATGATAGCCGCTTTGCGGGAAGTCCGTAAGGTGGTTTGCATGGCCAGCCTGATCGCCAGATCAGACAAGGCATGATCCCGCAAAACCCTGGCGGCGTGATACAACCCCATCGCTACCACAGCATCCCCATAACACCAACCCAGCGGGGTATCGTAAGACGCGTCAAATGTTTGTCCGTTCAGTTTTACAATCGCAGGAAACACAGATAATTGCATATCCTCCGTTTTGGAACGAAACGTCAGCAGCAGGTCGGTAGCCCACCGGATTGCTTCCCGGGTGGCTGGCGGATTGTCTGCCGCTTCATAGTATTTCGAAAGAAATATCATCACAGACACAAGTCCGTGTGCCATTCCACAATTGATATACCTGGTTACCGCGCCGCTTTCCGGCGCCGGCATATATCGCATCCGGCTCGCGCCATGTCCGGTTATACTGTTCAGGTGCATCGTGATAGCCGTACCAGCTGCGATGAGCTGTTCCCGCCTCACCTGACCTGCCCGGTAGCGGTCCAGCAAATAGGCAGCCACCCCCAATGCGCCATGCAGATAATCGAGGTTGTCATGATCGATCATCCGGAAAAAAGCAGGATATACCATGCCATCCCATTGCTGGATGTAAGGATCGTAACGATTATCGGTAAATCCTTTCTCCCGGAAAAAAGAAAACAACGCCGCAATACCCGTCAGGCCATCACCGTAGGCCAGCGTACTTAACCTGCCTTTCGTTTTTCCCGCTATCTGCGTCATAATACCAGCGGCTTTTTCGCGGTATACTTCCAGCTTTTCTGTCTGGTACAGATTATAATATAGCAAAGCCAGGCCGCCACTTCCCGACATCAGGGAAACAGACATCTCACCGGCGCTGCGATTAAAAAGATCTTTTTCAAGCATGGCTACCTTCTGCCCAGCCAATTCAATTGTACTCATGTTATCAAGCGTTAATTGAATAATGCCACCTTCAGTTTGTCTGCACTATAACATCATCACAACCGAAGGAAGGCAAAGACACAGGATTCCGCCAAAGAACCCTGTGTCTGTCACTATCTGCAAAAATAATGAACGCCTTATGGCAGCAAGGGTAGGTTATGAACTGATTTTTATCAGATTGATTGGCAGCGCTCCACACTGCTGCAAAATGGGTACCGGGATAAAACAATATCTTAGTCCGGGTGCCGGGCATTACCATCCCGCACATGGTGACGGTTGGTACAACAGTTCACTATTCTTCTCTTTTGGATTGGCAACTTTTTCTTTCTATAATTTTATCATCACGCATCAATCGGGTTTTAGGTTTAATAACAGTGTTGCAGTGAAGCCTTTTAACCTGGTGTGACCGTTATAGGGCGCCCCTTCTGCAACACTGCGGCATAAATCGGTTTCATCCGGAAGAAACCTTACGTTGATTTGCCGGTATAAACATAGCATGAGTATTACATTTTGAAAAAACCATTACACCAACTTATAATTTCTAGGGACCAAACCGGTCGGAAAAGAAACGAACCGGCAAAATCGGTAGATCAAATATCCTACCCACGATCAATATTTTGTTGGATATCAATAGGTATCAACGCTGATAAGCGCCGGGGTACCCACTGCATACAGGTCACACAGGGAGTCCAGGTATGCCTGCCGCTCTGCCGCTGTCGTCCGGATAACTGCTGCAAAAAAACGATGCGCCAGAATTTCCAGGCCGGTAAAACCAAAAGTATTATCTGCCAATACTTCCATGGCATGAAAAATACCTTTCGCTACATAGTTATCTTCTTCTGAACCTACCGTGTTCACAATAAACATGGTTTTGCCTGCCAGTAATTTTTCCAATCCGGTTGCGCCATAACGGTAAGCAAAACCATAACTCAATACCCGGTCTACATACCCTTTGAGTATGCCAGGCATACCAGACCACCATATCGGATGTATCAGCGTAATCGTATCGGCCCAGGTAATATGCGCCTGCTCGGCTGCAATGTCCGGTGGCGTAACGCCCGACTTAAAAGCAACGATATCGGCAGCGGAGAGTACCGGCTGGAAATCCAGTGCATAGATATCGCGGATCCGCACTTCATGGCCCGCGGCCTCCGCTGTGGCTACTACGGTATCCAATATGGCGTGATTAAAACTCGATGGGTTGGGATGACAGTAAATAATTAAGTTCTTCATATCTTTAATTTTTGATGTTGTAAATGGTTCGTATGTTCCTTCAACAACACAAAATTCCGGTAAGATAAAAGCCCGGCATTGTAAGAAAACGAAGCCCAGGTTATCATGATTACAACGAGCATACCTTACGATCCGCCACCTGCGCTGGCTGACGCTATCAAACATTTTTACTGCATACAGTCGGATGCTGCGGCAGATAAGGAGATCGCACACCTCTCTCCCAACTTCGATATGTTGCTGGTATTCAATTTTGGCGCCCCCTTCCGGATTTCCTTCGCAGGAGAACCTCTGGCAGATAAAGTTGTACCACAGGTAGCGGTGACAGGCCCCTTGAAGCGCATGTTGAATTATGAAATATTACCCCACACGGATATCCTGGTGGTCGTCTTTCACCTGGATGGGTTCTACCGGCTCTTTGGCACTTCGCCGGACGATGCCGACAGTGAAAAAATAACAGATCCGGATACCCTGTTGCAACAAGCCGCTTGTCATGATTTATGGATTACCTTGAAAAGCACGGCACGGTTACCAGACAGAGTACAGTTGCTGGGAAATTATATTCAATCCGTGATCCGTCCCGGCGACCCTGCCGGCAATCCGCTGCTGGACAGCATTGCCTATTTCGACAACCCGCTGATACAACCGGTAAAGGCCATTGCCCTGGATACGAAACTATCAGCAAGAACAATACAGGTCAGATTCAAAAAATATGTCGGCTACAACCCTAAATCATTGCTGCGTTTTATCCGGTTTAAGCAGGTACTGCAACGGTTACAGGAGCAGCCCCATACTGATACAGACTGGTATGACATCATTCACGACTTCGGGTATCATGATCAAAGCCATCTGATCAAAGATTTCCAGTATTTCCTCGGTACAACTCCCCAGCATTTCGTAACACAGATCCGGGCAAACGGGTTCTGTATCAGCCAGCCTGGCAAATACTATTAAACGCAAAAGCACCTGTTTTCCGAAGAAAACAAGTGCCGTTACACTTACGTATCATAGCAGCACACCGCTATTGCTGTGTGCAATCTATCATCAGCGTATTACCGGGTCTGGTATTGTCGTAACAACAAATACACTCTTGCTGTGGTGACATTTTAGAAGGGATGGTATACGGCCGGTTCACGGTTTCCTGCACACCGCCTACCAGTGCATGCTGCACGGCGACACTGAGGTTAGCTACAGGTTCCTTTCTCAGAAATAATTTTCTGGTGAGTGATAATTTTTCTTTTTTCATAATAGATTTTAAGAATGATGATGAAAACCATGTTTGCCGAAGCCTCATCATGATGCATCCGGCAACAAGCTTTTTTCCGGATAAATTATCCGGTACCGCAGGGAATACACCATACTTCCGGTACGCTGTTCTTATGCAGGAGCATCTCCTGACAGCAGGATTTCCTCCGCCCCCATGCGGTTTGTTCACTGTTCCAAAGCAGTATTAAAAGTGATGTGCAAACGGATCATAACAATCAGGTAAGATGAGACACCAGGCGTTATTTTTTCACATATACCTGACCGTTATACACTCACAGCGGATCAGGCGGCAGGCTAAGGCAACACATACAGAACTCATGCCCCTGGGCCGTTACCCAGGTGGGGGTATGATTTTTAGTACAGCCCATAGATGCCGGCGGGAAACCACCGTTTATCTGTGCGGCATCGTCATTCAGCGCCACCAGCACATCCCGGTGCAGGAATAATTTTTTCCCCAGTTGAATGGTTTTCTTTTTCATATGATACATTTTTTTGGTAAGACATCCTGCCCGATCCTTATCAGGCGCAGCATAAACACTCCCTGACGGGTATCTGAGCAGAAATAGTTTCCGACATATTCATACTGGGCGGGCAAAAACAGACAGTCTGGATATTTGCTGTTCCTGAAACAGGGACGAAACCACCGGCCAGTGCAGCCTGATCGTTGCTGCTGAGGGCTGCTATTACGGATCTGTTCAGAAAAAGCTTTTTGCTTAAAGCGATTTTTTGCTGCTTCATAGCGGAGAAAATTGAAGTATGGAATAATGGTTCAGTGCCCCTTCCAACGGGACACATCAGTCGCCAGCGGGCATGATAAGCATAGCAGGGAAAATACTTTCTTCGGATAGCCGGCCCTGTTATGTATGTATTACAGGTTATTGATGTGTTGATGTTAACGGCGGCCAGACAGTACTGACCAACGATTTGAAATTACCAGATTCAGGAAGATATCCTCAGAATAATTCAGGAAAGGTAGTTTTTCTTTCACGAACGGCATATATACTTTTCCTGATAGGGAATAATTTTTCCCTGCCTGAATCTTTTTTCCCTTATTGCCCACCCCATGATGAAGTCAGACATTTGCTGCATCAAAAACGCGTACTGCTACAGCGGTGATAACCCGGGAAGCCGGCTGATAACAAACGACTGCGTTATTTTTTTTCATTTTTAACATTACTACATCATGACTGCAAATCATAAAAATACTACAGGCGTTACCGTTATAGGCCTGGGTCCCATGGGACAAGCCATCACCCGTTCTTTATTACAAAAAGGTATATCCGTTACCGTATGGAACCGTACCGCCTCCAAAGCAGATGACCTGGTAGCTGCCGGCGCCCTGCGTGCTGCTACGGTAGCCGATGCCCTGCAAGCCAACGAACTGGTGCTGCTCAGCTTAACACACTATCAGGCGATGTATGATATCCTGCAACCCGCAGCACAGGCACTGGCAGGCAAGGTATTGGTAAACCTCAGCTCCGACACCCCGGAAAAAGCCCGGGAAGCTGCTGTATGGGCCGCCGCAAACGGTGCGCAGTTTCTGGCTGGCGGTATTATGGTAACCCCGCAACAGGTAGGCCATCCTGGTTCCTTTGCCTTTTTCAGCGGACCACAGGAGTTATTTGAAGCACACCAACCGATCTTGTCTATCATCGGCGATACCGATTATCGTGGCAGTGATCCCGGCCTGGCACCACTCTATTATCAGGCATTGCTGGATATCATGTTTACCAGCGTAGCCGGTATCATGCATGGTATGGCGCTCATTAAATCGGCCAACATTCCGGCAGCCACCTTTGCCCCTTATGTAGATAATTTCCTCGTATTCCTGCGACAGCTGGTATCAGATTTACAGATGGCACAGGAAGCAGATAAAGGCAGCTACGATGGCTCCCACAACAATATGCTGATGATGACAGCAGGCATACACCACATCACCGATGCCAGCGCGGATGCCGGGGTCAACACCTCTCTCCCCGCCGCAGTGAAGGATATTTTTGACCGTACCGTTGCCAAAGGTCATGGTAAAGACGGCCTGGCAAGCATTTTTGAAGTGCTGCGACAAAAGGACTAATAATTACTGCCGGCGCCTTACGTAACAAGGGAGCAGGTAACAGCGGATAGCCGTCGCTGTTACCTGCTCCCTTGTTTTTTTTATAATTCTTAATGTCAGTTCTTAATTTAATCTATTAGTTTTGTAGACTAATAAACATACACCAAATCCATGCTGCACAAAAAATCAATCGACTCGCTGATTGCGGAAAGCGATGGCGATCAACCAAAGCAACTCAAGCGCACTTTAAGCAGTTTTAACCTGATCATGCTGGGCATTGGCGCCATTGTAGGCGCAGGTATCTTTTCTATGACGGGCATTGTAGCCGCAGAAAATGCCGGGCCGGCCGTTACCCTATCTTTCGTATTGGCAGGAGTAGCTTGCGCATTCTGTGCCCTGTGCTATGCAGAACTGGCATCCATGATACCTGTGGCAGGATCGGCCTATACCTATGCGTATGCTACCATGGGAGAATTTATGGCCTGGATTATCGGCTGGGATCTGGTACTGGAATATGCCCTGGCTTCGGCCACCGTGGCTGTCAGCTGGTCCAGCTATGTCATTAAATTACTGGCCCGCTTCCATATAAACCTCTCTCCTGCCCTCACCATCTCGCCGTTTCAAACCATTCAACTCCCCGATGGACAGGTATTACACGGCATTGTTAACCTCCCCGCTATTTTTATTGTAGTGGTATTATCGCTGATACTGGTACGCGGCACCAAACAATCTGCCACCATGAACAATGTATTGGTAGCCCTGAAGATTGCGGTGGTACTGGTATTTATTGCGCTAGGCTGGTCGCATATCAACCCTGCCAACTATACCCCTTATATTCCTGATAACACCGGCACTTTCGGGTCATTCGGTATCTCTGGTATTACCCGGGGTGCGGCAATCGTTTTTTTCGGCTTCATTGGTTTTGATGCCGTATCTACCGCTGCACAGGAAGCCGTTAATCCGAAGAAAGGCATGCCGGTCGGCATTATCGGCTCCTTGCTGATATGTACGTTATTGTATGTATTGTTTTCTCATGTTATGACCGGACTGGTGAATTATAAAGATTTCGCCGGAGATGCCAGCCCTGCTGCCACTGCTTTTGCCGTTACCGGTTATCACTTCCTGCAGGACGGGCTGAT
Coding sequences within:
- a CDS encoding NAD(P)H-dependent oxidoreductase, translating into MKNLIIYCHPNPSSFNHAILDTVVATAEAAGHEVRIRDIYALDFQPVLSAADIVAFKSGVTPPDIAAEQAHITWADTITLIHPIWWSGMPGILKGYVDRVLSYGFAYRYGATGLEKLLAGKTMFIVNTVGSEEDNYVAKGIFHAMEVLADNTFGFTGLEILAHRFFAAVIRTTAAERQAYLDSLCDLYAVGTPALISVDTY
- a CDS encoding class I lanthipeptide, yielding MKKKTIQLGKKLFLHRDVLVALNDDAAQINGGFPPASMGCTKNHTPTWVTAQGHEFCMCCLSLPPDPL
- a CDS encoding helix-turn-helix domain-containing protein, coding for MITTSIPYDPPPALADAIKHFYCIQSDAAADKEIAHLSPNFDMLLVFNFGAPFRISFAGEPLADKVVPQVAVTGPLKRMLNYEILPHTDILVVVFHLDGFYRLFGTSPDDADSEKITDPDTLLQQAACHDLWITLKSTARLPDRVQLLGNYIQSVIRPGDPAGNPLLDSIAYFDNPLIQPVKAIALDTKLSARTIQVRFKKYVGYNPKSLLRFIRFKQVLQRLQEQPHTDTDWYDIIHDFGYHDQSHLIKDFQYFLGTTPQHFVTQIRANGFCISQPGKYY
- a CDS encoding class I lanthipeptide, giving the protein MKKEKLSLTRKLFLRKEPVANLSVAVQHALVGGVQETVNRPYTIPSKMSPQQECICCYDNTRPGNTLMIDCTQQ
- a CDS encoding class I lanthipeptide; translated protein: MKKRNDRVINKRITLNKIAIVTLNKAEKNSIVGRRLLDPQVGPSSWPPCDVSNTKRCEETY
- a CDS encoding NAD(P)-dependent oxidoreductase translates to MTANHKNTTGVTVIGLGPMGQAITRSLLQKGISVTVWNRTASKADDLVAAGALRAATVADALQANELVLLSLTHYQAMYDILQPAAQALAGKVLVNLSSDTPEKAREAAVWAAANGAQFLAGGIMVTPQQVGHPGSFAFFSGPQELFEAHQPILSIIGDTDYRGSDPGLAPLYYQALLDIMFTSVAGIMHGMALIKSANIPAATFAPYVDNFLVFLRQLVSDLQMAQEADKGSYDGSHNNMLMMTAGIHHITDASADAGVNTSLPAAVKDIFDRTVAKGHGKDGLASIFEVLRQKD
- a CDS encoding class I lanthipeptide, with the protein product MKKSKPQSKDKKLKLNKLAIARLNVQEMNTIQGGVVYKLEPAQSSRPECDVTATVWN
- a CDS encoding lanthionine synthetase LanC family protein codes for the protein MSTIELAGQKVAMLEKDLFNRSAGEMSVSLMSGSGGLALLYYNLYQTEKLEVYREKAAGIMTQIAGKTKGRLSTLAYGDGLTGIAALFSFFREKGFTDNRYDPYIQQWDGMVYPAFFRMIDHDNLDYLHGALGVAAYLLDRYRAGQVRREQLIAAGTAITMHLNSITGHGASRMRYMPAPESGAVTRYINCGMAHGLVSVMIFLSKYYEAADNPPATREAIRWATDLLLTFRSKTEDMQLSVFPAIVKLNGQTFDASYDTPLGWCYGDAVVAMGLYHAARVLRDHALSDLAIRLAMQTTLRTSRKAAIIQDGGFCHGSAGLAHIYKKWFQWTGMEIFRVSYEHWIHETLRLTSFERGIGGFLKYDSGDYRPQFGLLDGACGVALVLSDYVHDGWEEWDRFFLLS
- a CDS encoding class I lanthipeptide, whose amino-acid sequence is MCPVGRGTEPLFHTSIFSAMKQQKIALSKKLFLNRSVIAALSSNDQAALAGGFVPVSGTANIQTVCFCPPSMNMSETISAQIPVRECLCCA
- a CDS encoding class I lanthipeptide, which translates into the protein MKKKTGWSVNKKLQLSKKTLISLNTAAQKHILGGVDVMERQSSRPQCDITSSVSFEGELNP
- a CDS encoding amino acid permease; translated protein: MLHKKSIDSLIAESDGDQPKQLKRTLSSFNLIMLGIGAIVGAGIFSMTGIVAAENAGPAVTLSFVLAGVACAFCALCYAELASMIPVAGSAYTYAYATMGEFMAWIIGWDLVLEYALASATVAVSWSSYVIKLLARFHINLSPALTISPFQTIQLPDGQVLHGIVNLPAIFIVVVLSLILVRGTKQSATMNNVLVALKIAVVLVFIALGWSHINPANYTPYIPDNTGTFGSFGISGITRGAAIVFFGFIGFDAVSTAAQEAVNPKKGMPVGIIGSLLICTLLYVLFSHVMTGLVNYKDFAGDASPAATAFAVTGYHFLQDGLIVAILAGYTSVILVMLMGQSRVFYTMSNDGLLPRFFSSVHPTFRTPWKTTLFFMVFVGLLAGFVPISDLGHMVSIGTLFAFILVSVGVVVLRYTSPDIPRPFKTPGVPVIPALGILVCLYLMSGLPLASWGRLFIWMAAGVIIYFAYSRHHSKIRGAAKK